The Chthoniobacterales bacterium genome includes the window GTGTTGATGTAATCCAGGCCGACGACGGCAGCGTTACCTTTGTCGCTGGTGCGACCCTCGATGGGGATGGCGCGAGCGGGCAGGCAGGACATTCGCCCTGTTACGCTCCCGCTGGTTACAATGGACCGACTCTCGATGTGATCGGCAACGCCGGTGTACCCGGCAATTGGTGGGGAATCGCCACGGACAACGGCCAGCCAAACGGAACGCCGGTCGTACAGGGCGGAAACGATCCGGCGCCTGGCGCCTATGTTTCAACGACAGCGCTGAACTTGGTGGGCGCGGATGGCCAGGAGTTGCCGGATCAATCACCTTTCAAATACGTGGATTCGGCCACGGTTCCCTACCTCTCCCTGCCCGGGATCGTGATTCAACGGGCCAGCGGCGTCGTCATCGGCTGTCGTTGTGTCGTCACCAACTCGGAAAATGGCTCTTCAGTCGAGGGAGTGGTTGCCGACAGCGGAGGCGACGATCACATCGGCGAGATCAGCGTCGCGTGCGCGAAGGCGCTCGGATTGCGCACCGGCAGTCCGCACGAGGCGGACGGAGGCGGCACCAGCCGGCCAGTGATCCGCTACCAATTCTTTCCCGGCACGGCAGCGATGGTGAACGGTGTCACGTATCCGCTGCAGCCCAGTTGACGAGAGAGCCGCGTTTGGAGACGAAATCTACTTCGCGCAGGAGCGTTTTTGCTTCCGTCACTTCCAACCGTGAGATTGCCGCATGCGTCTCCCAGCGGCAGGAACTGAGAAAAAATTAGCACGCCGTTTGCATCCGCGTCTCTGGGAGTGGTTCCGGGGGACCTATCGTAACTTAACCCACGCACAGCTTCTGGCTGTGCCTGCGGTTCTGGATCGTCAATCTATTCTGCTCACCTCTCCCACCGGCAGCGGCAAAACGCTCGCAGCGTTCCTCGGCATCTTCGACGCGTTGCTGAGGAAACTGGACGCGGCCGCACTCAGTTCGAGCGTGCAATGCATTTACGTTTCACCGCTTCGCGCGCTGGCTTACGACATCGGGAAGAACATCCGCGCTCCGATCGTTGGAATGGAGCTGGAGAAAAAGCTCCGTATCCATTTGCGCACCGGCGACACGCCATCGAGCGAGCGAGTGAAGTTTCGGGACCGCTCGGCCCAAATTCTCGTGACGACGCCGGAGAGCCTGGCGGTAATGCTGGCCCAGGAAAGCTACGCGGCGCATCTGGCCGAATGCGAATTTGTCGTTGTCGATGAACTCCATTCCTTCGCCGGAAATAAGCGCGGCGCCGATCTGACGATTTCCTTGGAGCGCCTTGAGCGCCTCCGCTCGCTCCAAAATCCCGAGGTTCCTCCGGTTTGTCGCATCGGGCTTTCTGCCACGGCGGCACCGCTCGATTTGCTCGCCCGCTTTCTTGTGGGAGAAGGCCGGGATTGTCGTATTGCGGAAGCGCAGAGCGAAAAGCGATCGCTCGTGGAAGTTTTCTCGCCGATCCGCCGCAAACCGTATCCGCCGTCCGGCTACACCGGCGTGCGCCTTTACGCCGAACTCGCGGAGCTGATCCGCCGACGTGAATCGGTCCTCGTCTTCACCAATGTGCGTTCGGCCGCGGAGCAGGTGGGTTTGCGCTTGAAGGAATTGCTCCCGGATCTGGCGCCGCAGATCGAAATCCACCATGCGTCGCTCGATCGCAGTGTCCGGCTCGAAGTGGAAGACCGGCTCAAGAACGGCGAGCTCCGGGCGGTCGTTTGCTCGACCAGCCTCGAGATGGGGATCGACATTGGCGCGGTCGATCTCGTGGTCATGGTGGCAACACCCAAAGGCGTCTCGCGCGCCATTCAGCGGATTGGTCGATCCGGTCATTCGCTGGACCGCAGCAGCCACGGCGTCCTGGTCGCCACAAACATCAACGACCTGGTCGAAGCGACGGTTACCGCGAAGCTGGTCCGCGAGCGTGTTCTCGATCCGATCAAGATTCAGCAAAAACCCTACGACGTCGTCGCACAGCACATCGTGGGACTTGCGGCCGCGGGCCCGCCGATCGCAATCGATGAAGTTTTCGCGCTGATTCGCCGCGCCCATCCTTTTCGCGATCTGACGCGGGCGGAATTCGACCGCATTCTTGATTACCTCGAAGGCGGCGGCGCCGCGCTGGAAAAACAATATGCTGGCGTATTCGGCAAGATCCTAATCGAGGACAACGCGATTTCTCTCGCCCATCCGCGAATTGGCCGCGAGTTCCTGGTCAATATCGGCACCATTCACTCGGAAGGTTTTATCGACGTTCTATTGCGCCATCGGCGGCTCGGTTCGGTTGAGGAAAATTTTATCAAACAACTCCAGATCGGCGACCTGTTCGTGCTCGGCGGCCGGATTGTGCGCCTGGTGGAGACCGGCGTGCAGGAGGCCCATGTCGAACGCGCCGACGGCCAATTGCCCACGGTGCCGCGCTGGAACGCGGCGAAGATGCCGCTGACCTCCGGGCTGGCGCGCGCCGTCCGACAACTGCGAACAGAACTGGATGCTCAGGTCCGTCGGACAAACAACGATGCGACGGTCACGGACTGGCTCGTCGAGCGTTACGACATCTCGGCGGCGAATGCGCAGGCCATCGTAGAGTTGTTCCGCGCCCAGCTTGGCATTTCCGATGTTCCCGTCGGCCAAAAAATGCTGATCGAGCTATATCGCGACGGCACTCACGCCCACTACTTTTTTCATTCGCTCATCGGCCGGAGCGCAAACGACGCGCTCTCGCGGATTGTGGCGTTACGGGTCAGAAACCAAATCGGCGGGAACGCGCTCGCGACCATCGACGATTATGGCTTTCTTCTCACGCTGCGTCGCTTTCAGGAATTGCCTCTCGCCGTCTGGCGAGATTGCTTTTCACGCGCGGAGGCGGAGCGCGATCTCAGTGCCGCCTTGCGCGGCTCGGAGCTGGTGAAATGGCAGTTCCGCGGCGTGGCCCAGACCGGATTGATGGTGCCGCGCAACTTGCCGGGAAAAAAGCGCAGGCAAAAGCAGCTGAGTTGGAGCGCCGAAGTGCTGTTTCGTGTTCTCGAGCGACACGAGCCCAACCATCCGCTCCTGGTGGAAGCGTATCGGCAGGCCACGCATACCTTTCTTGACGCGGAAGGCGCGTATCGATTTCTCGACGAGGTCCAGGAGTTCGAGTGGCAGCTGCTCGAGTTGCCGGCGGTCTCGCCGTTCTCGTTCGCAATCTACGCCAGCGTGATCAAAGAAAACATGATGCTGGAGGACCCAACCGCCGCGATCGAGCGGATCTACCGCGAGATGTACGCGAAGGTCGAGAGCGTCACCGGCGCCACAAAATCGCCGTGAGATTCATAAAACGCGAAAGGAGTGGGACCTTGCGATCCCACTCCTCCCACACATGAGCGAGGCTTCTCCTTAGCTTTTGCTCTGCGAAACTACTTCGTTCAGCTTGAAGATCGGCAGGAACATCGCGATTACGATGCCGCCGACGATGACTCCGAGGAACACGATCAAAAGGGGTTCGATGAGTGAGGTGAGGGCGTCGAGCATGGCCTCGATTTCTTCGTCCCAGAAGTCGGCCATCTTTTCCAGCATGGTGTCGATTTTGCCGGTGGCCTCACCAGCCGCCACCATGCGCAACATCATGGGCGGGAAAATCGGCTTCTTGGAAAGCGCGACGGACAGATTGTCGCCTTTTTCCACGTCGTCGCTTACCCCTTTGATGCTGCTTTCAATAACGTGATTGCCGGAAGCGCCGCCCACAATGTCGAGCACTTCCAGGATGGGCACGCCGCTACGGATGAGCTGGGCAAACGTGCGGGAAAAACGCGACATGCAGATCTTGTGAATGAGCGGCCCAAAGATCGGCAACTTCAGCTTCCAGCGATCGGCAAATTTCTTCCCGCCCGATGAGCGCAGGAAAAAACGCAGGCCGAAAAAGATGCCGCCGGCGCCAAGGAGCAGATAGTACCATTCGCCCCGCATGAAATCGCTGACGTCGATAAGGAACTGCGTGGGGGCGGGCAGCTTCGAACCGAAATCCTTGAAAATTTCGCCGAAGATGGGGACGACTTTCACGATCAGGAATGTGGTAATGGCAAACGCGATACAAATAACGATGACAGGATAAGTCATCGCGGATTTCACCTTCTTGCGGAGGCGGGCGCTTGCTTCAAGGAATCCGGCCAGACGATCGAGAATTTCCGCCAGCAAACCGCCATGCTCGCCCGCCTTCACCATGCTGACGAAAAGGCGATCAAACACTCGTGGGTGTTTCGCGATCGATTCGTTGAGCGTCTCGCCACCCTGGACGCGCGTCGTCACGTCGCTGATAATATGGCGCAGGTTCCGCTGGCGTTTGGGATCGCATTGGTCGTAAAGCGCGGTCAACGCTTGGACGAGCGAAATACCGGCCTCGATCATCGTCGAAAGCTGGCGGGTGAACAGAACGAGGTCGGTTTCTTTGACCGTCCAGGTTTTCTTGCGGGTCTTGCTGGCGATGGCCTTCTGCTGGAGAGAGAGGACCATCAGTCCCCGGCTCATCAGGCTGGTTACAGCATTGTCCTCATTGAGGGCGTCTTGTATGCCGGAAACGATCTTTCCAGACATATCACGGGCTTGGTAGGAGAATGTGATCATGTTATGGTAATTATATTCCGTATAGCATCTATGGTGCCACTACTTCGCTCCCCTCCCCAAACGGTTCTTGAGGGGGCGCTTCCCAAGAGGAATGCTCTCCCATGGTCTGCGCCGCCGAACTCGAGCCCGTCACCCCAGACATCTTCCTTTGGCGGGCCTACGATTCCTCCATAAAGACCGAGCTGTTTTCGACCGGTCTGGAAACCCCTTCCGGGACTTATCTGATTGACCCGATCCCCCTGGCCGCGGAGGCCATGGATTCGCTGACCAAAACAGCTGGCGTCATCGTTACGAACGAAAACCACCTCCGGTCAGCTAAAGCCTTCGCGGACCAGTTTCAGGTTCCCATTCACTCAGCTGCCAGTGCGGCGGCGTTCCCCCCGAATTTGACCGCCGTTCGCATCGAGGGTGCGGCGCCCGGGGAAATAGCGGTTCATTCAACGGCTGGTGGCGGCGTCATGGTTATCGGCGATGCCCTGATAAACTTCGATCCCTACGGGTTCACCTTTCTGCCCTCCAAGTATTGCTCGAACTCCAAACTCATGCGCAAATCCCTGGCCCAATTGCTGGATTATCCCTTTGAGCGGATGCTTTTCGCCCACGGCACTCCCCTTCAATCGCGTCCGCATGAAAGATTGAAAGCGCTGTTAAAGGGCGAGCACTGATAGCCGATGGAGCCGCCTACGGAAAGTTCGGTCGCGCGTTTCCTGCGCCTCATTCGGTTCTCGCACACCATTTTTGCGCTCCCCTTCGCTCTCGGCGCCCTGTTCGTGGCGGCAAATGGCCGCCCAAGCCTCCGGATCCTGGGCCTCGTTCTTCTCTGCATGGTCTTTGCCCGGACCGCGGCCATGCTCTTCAATCGCCTAAGTGACTGGGCGCTCGATCAGAAAAATCCGCGGACGGCTCAGCGTCATCTTCTGATAACCAAGCCGACGGCCTGGGCGCTCCTGGCGATCACTAGTGCCGGATTTCTCCTCGCGAGCGCCGCCATCAACCGCACGACGGCTTTACTTTCCCCCGTTGCGCTTGCCATCGTCCTCTTCTATTCGGTCACGAAACGTTTCACGGGCCTGACGCATTTCTTTCTTGGGCTCGCCCTTGCGGTTGCGCCGGCCGGCGCTTGGATCGCTCAGACCGGCACCCTGGCCCTGCCGCCGTTGGTCCTCGGTGCCGGCGTCGTCTGCTGGGTGGCGGGCTTCGATTTGATCTACGCCACCCAGGACGTCGACTTCGACCGGCGCGAAGGTCTGCGTTCTCTGGTTGTCCAGCTCGGCGTGGCCGCGAGCCTGCGCCTGGCGCAATGGCTCCATTTGTTGATGTTCGCCGCGCTCGTTGGCTTTGGTTTCGCGGCCAAACTCGGGATCATTTACTTCGCCGCCATGCCGCTCATCGCAGGCGCTCTCGTCTACGAACACCATAGTGCGCGAACGCTCAACCTGGCCGGAATAAACCGCGCCTTCTTCCAGAGCAACGCTTTCGTGAGCGTCGTCTTTGTGGCTGCGGTGGCAGCCGATCGCTGCCTCTGATTAGCCCTCGAGCTGGGCGATCCGCTGGGTGTGCCGGCCGCCTTCAAAATCGGTCGTCAGCCAGACCCGGACAATCGCCAGAGCCGTTTCCTCCGGAATGACGCGCTCCCCCATCGAGAGCACGTTCGCGTCGTTATGCTGGCGGGATAATTTTGCCGTCTGCTCGTTCCAGCAAAGCGCACAACGCACACCGCGCACTTTGTTCGCCGCCATCGCCTCGCCGTTGCCCGATCCTCCGAAAACGATCGCACGATCGCACTCCCCCTTCACCACCGACTCCGCGGCCGGCCGAATGAAGCGCGGGTAATCTACCGGCTCCTCGCTGAACGTCCCAAAATCCTTCACCTCGTGGCCGAGTTCCCCGAGCAACGCCTTCACTTTTTCTTTGTAATGGTAACCGGCGTGGTCCGTCCCGAGAGCAATCTTCATGGGCTGCGTTCTAATCCCGCGAGTGCGCGTCTGTCGAGTGAAAGCGTCCTAGCCGGCGTCGGGCAATTCCGCGAGCTGCTTCCAAATCTCGCGCTCACGGTCGCTCAACTTCTTTGGGACTTGAATCTGCGTTTCGACAAACAAGTCGCCGCGCGTTCCCGCCGCGGTCGGCATACCGTGGCCGCGCAAACGAAAACGCTGACCACTCTGCGTTCCCGCCGGAATTTTCAGGCGCACCTGACCCTCCAGGGTTGGCACCTGCAGTTCGCCGCCGAGCGCTGCCTGCCAGGCCGGTAATTTCACGTCGTGGATCAGGTCGTTTCCTTCGACAGCAAAATCCGGATGGCGCGCCAGGCGCACGCGCAAAAAAAGGTCGCCGCTCTTGCCGCCACCGGCGCCCGCTTCCCCCTGGCCGGCGAGACGGATCCGCTGACCTTCGTGCACACCCTTCGGAATCTTGACCTGGTAACTTTCGACCTTGCTGGAATTGCCCCGCCGCAGCGAGATCGGGCGCTTCGAACCATGAAGCGCTTCCTCGAGCGTGACCATGATATCCGCCTCTACGTCGCTCCCCCGTTCGGCTGCGCGCTGCCGCTGACCGAAGGGGTTGCCTCCGAATCCCGCCTGACGTCCGCCCCCACCGAAGAACGCTTCGAAGAAATCGCTGAACCCGGTGCCGCCGAATTCGAAATCGATCCCGCCGCCGTCGCCCGGCGAATAACGGCGGAATCCACCACCGGGTTGCGAGCCCCACCCCGGCGGCGGCTGGAACCCGCCCGGCTGGTTCCAGTTGGCGCCTAGTTCATCATATTTCTTCCGCTTCTCCGGATCGCCAAGGACCTCGTAGGCTTCGTTAATCTGTTTGAATTTCTCTTCCGCCGCCTTCTTGTCCTTGGCGACATCAGGATGATGCTGACGCGCCAGCTTTCGAAACGCTTTCTTGATTTCGTCTTCGCTTGCCGTCTTGGAAACGCCCAGGGTCTCGTAATAATCTCGGAATTGGACTGCCATTGCTTTCGGGAAAGTTCAGCGAGGCGTGCTTCTTATCAAGGAGCGTCCGTTTACCAACCGCCGTTTTTCCTTTGTAGCCGTCGGCGGTTTGTAAACCGCCGCTATTTGTTATCTTCCTTCATGCGTGAATTGGGCCGAATGCTGGCGATCTTTGGCGGCGTCATGATGCTCGTCGGCATCGCGCTTTGGGCGGGAGTTGGCGCGGGCTGGCTCGGACGTTTACCCGGTGACATCCGCATCGAACGCGGCCACACCGCTTTCTACTTCCCCATCGTCACCTGCATCATTATCAGCATCGTCGTGACCGTGCTGTTGGCGATCTTCCGCCGCTAATTCAATGCCCCGCGCGTCGCGCCAACAGCAAGCGCTCAACGCCCACGTCGCGCGATTGCGGCAATGCCGGCGCTGCCCACGCATGGTGCCGCCGCCCGTCTCTGGCGGGGCGGTTCTCAGCAAAGTCATGCTGATTGGTCAGGCGCCGGGCGTTAAAGAGCCGGTGCTCGGCAGACCGTTCGCGTGGACCGCCGGCCGCACGTTGTTCGGCTGGTTCCAGCAATTCTGCGGGATGAATGAAGAAGAAGTACGCCAGAAAATTTACTTCGCCGCGGTCTGTCGCTGTTTCCCCGGAAAAACGGCGGCAGGCGGCGACCGGGTTCCGGCGCCGGACGAAATCCGAAACTGTTCCACCTGGATGAACGACGAACTCGATCTCCTCCGGCCGCATCTCGTCATTCCCGTCGGCAAACTCGCGATCACGCAGTTCCTCCCCTTTGAAAGACTGGACGAGGTCGTCGGCCGCAGCTTTGCCATCCGCGACAAGCGCCGCGCCTTCGATCTAATTCCCTTACCGCATCCGTCTGGCGCTTCGCCCTGGCACCGCATCCCGCCCGGCCTTGGCCTCCTCGGCAAAGCCATGCGCCGGATCGCCCGTCATCCCTCGATGCAAAATCTCCGGCGATGATGCGGGCTCCCCAATTCGGCGTTGGACGTTGGGCGTTGGTCGTTGGACGTTTTCCCCTTTCATGACCGCCAAAGTCCTCACCCGCGCTGATCTGCCCGACTCCGACAAATGGGACCTCACCCATCTCTTCGTTAACGCCGACAAATGGGCGGAGGATTTCGCCTGGCTCCAGCGGACTTTTCCAAAGATCGCCGATTGGAAAGGCCGTCTTGGAAATTCGGCCAGCAGCCTTGCCCAATGCCTCGAGTTCGAGAAATCGCTCGACCTGAAAATCGAGCGCCTCTTCCATTACGCGTCGCTCCAGCTCTCCGAGGACAGCGCGAATCCCGATTACCTCGCGCGCATGGGGCAAATGCAAAATCTCCTGACCCAAATCGGTGAGGCCGCTTCGTTCCTGAGCCCGGAAATCCAGGCGATCCCCGATGACATGTTCGCGCAGTTCCTGGAGGATCCGGCGTTGGTCGAGTGGAAAATCGCGCTCAAGAAAATCCGTCGGATGAAGCCGCACGTTTTATCCGAACCTGAGGAGCGTTTGCTGGCGCTCGGGAGCGCCGCGCTCGATGGCTACGACGAAACCTTCTCCCAGCTGACGGACGTCGACATGAAGTTCGGCGTGCTGGTCGACGACAAGGGTGAAGAAAAACCGCTCACCCAAAGCTCGTTCAGTTCGTTTCTCGTCAAACGTGATCACGACCTGCGAAAGCGCGCGTTCCACCAGTTCTACGACGAATTCCAGGACCACCAGTTCACGCTCGCCGCCGCGCTGGCCTATTCCGTGAAAGCGGATGTCTTTCGCGCCCGCGCCCGGAATTATTCGTCAGCTCTCGAAGCATCGTTGTTCCGCGACGACATTCCGGCCGCGGTTTATGACGGCCTTATCTCGGCGGTCCGCGGCAACGTCGCGCCCCTCTTTCGCTACTATGAGCTGCGGCGGCGCGTCCTCGGGCTCAACGAGCTGCACCAGTACGACACCTACGTTCCCCTGGTCCCCGAAATCGAATCACGGATTTCTTTCGACGAAGCCACCGAAACGATCCTGCGCGCCTTCTCGCCCTTAGGCGGAGAATACACCGCCGTTTTGGCCGAAGGACTCCGCGGCCGCTGGTGCGATCGCTACGAAACAAAGGGTAAACGCAGCGGCGCTTTTTCTTCCGGCAGCTTCGGTGCGCCGCCCTACATTCTGATGAATTACAAAAGCGACGTCTTCTCCGACGTCTACACGCTGGCTCACGAGGCCGGGCATTCCATGCACACCTGGTTCTCGCAGCGATCGCAGCGGTATCAGGATTACAATTACCCGATCTTCCTCGCCGAAGTCGCCTCGACCTTTAACGAAGAGCTTCTCACCCATCACCTCCTGGAGGAGACGCAGGACAAGAAGATGCGGGCCTATATCATCAACCGCCAGATCGACGACATCCGCGGTACCCTGTTCCGCCAGACCATGTTCGCCGAGTTCGAGAAAATCATTCACGCCCTCGAAGAACGGGGCGACGCCCTCACCCTCGACGTTTTCAAACACGAGTACCACGCCTTGCTCCGGGCCTACTTCGGCTCCGGAGTCGTCCTCGACCCGCAGCTCGACCTCGAATGCCTGCGGATCCCGCACTTCTACCACGCATTTTATGTTTACAAATACGCCACCGGAATTTCCGCTGCCGTCGCGCTTTCCGAGCGTGTCCTGACGAAACAACCGGGCGCGGTCGACGCTTATCTGAATTTCCTGAAATCTGGCGGCTCGAAGTTCCCGCTCGAGACATTGCGCGACGCCGGCGTCGATATGGCGACCCCGGGACCGATTGAGAGCACGCTTCGCCTCTTCGAGCGGCGACTGGCCGAACTGGAAACGCTTCTGTAGCAGCGTTCTACGACCGCAGACGTCCCTCGTTCCGCTTGCGGCCGTTCATCGAAGGCCGTTACGACCGAAACCCCCTCTGGCAAGCGATTTGCTAAATAGGGAACCGTGCAGTTCGAATGGCAGTTGCAGGCCGCCTGCGGCTACGCAGAGCTGGGCATGACACGCGAGTCGCTTGCCGAACTCGATGCGATCGACCGGCGTTTTCAAAATCGCCCTGAAGTCCTCCAGCTGCGGCTTCATCACCTGATGCGGCGGAAAAAATGGGCCCTGGCCCTTCGCGTCAGCCAGAAACTTTGCCGCGCCGCGCCCGACGCCGGGGCGGGATTCCTCCATGCCGGCTTTTGTCTCCATCAGCTGGGCAAAACGGCTGAAGCGAAGAATCTCCTGATCAGAGGTCCGGTGGCGCTGCTCAAGGAGCCGATCTATTACTACAACATGGGGTGCTACGAAGCCCTCCTCGGCAACGTGCGCGACGCCGAGGCGAATCTGCAGATTAGTTTCAAGATGGACAGCTCCTTCCGGGACCTCGCGAAAAAGGATCCCGACCTGAAATCCCTTCACGCGGTGATCTGAAACAAGGAGGGGCGCTTTCCAAACCGCCCTCTTTTCGGCGGTTTGAAACCGCCGCTCTTCAAAGCGTCATGCGATTCTGCGCGCCACTTCGCTTTCCCAAAGGATAAATTCGTTCGATCTTAGATTCGCTCTTTTGGGATTCCGCCGGATGTACCGGACGCAGTTCGCGAAATGCTTTTCATCGCGAACCAAACGATCGAAGTAATCGCGTTGCCAGAAAGCCCCAGATCGGCCGAGGAGTTTGTTCACCTCACGCGCCGTAAACCCTTTCCAACTCCGAATCAGCTTTTCGAGGGGCCACTCAGAATTCTGAACGAACAAAGCATGCGCGTGGTTCGGCATGACCGCGAATGAAACCATGACAACGCGCTCGCCTTCAAAATGCCGCAACGTCTCGGCAACGATTTCTGCACAGTCATTACGTCGCAATAGACAGGCGCCGTGGCCTTCATCGAGCCATCGCTCAAGCGCGCCGGAAAAACGGCGGTGATGTTCCAGTTCTGTTTCAGCACTCCACGGCACAGGATGGAGACGAAGCCATGCTTCACGTTCATCCTGCCATTGACCGAGAACGTTTGAAGGAATCGAATCTGCCAGGCGGAAGGTGACGAAATAGGTCGCACCACTCTGCTGCCAATGCGGCAACCGACTTTCCGTGTGCCGGATGTCCGCGTGGGGATTAAAGAAGCGCAGTTCGTTCATCTGGGGGGAAGAACGGCCGGATCGTAGATGATTGGCGGCGGGTTGTGAAGCCCGAAAGAAACGGCGGTGGAAGCGCCGAAAGCGTGGGCGGTTTGGAAAGCGCCCCTCCTTGGTTTACGCTCGACGGTGGAACTGGAACGCATCGCGCAGTTGTTCCAAGAGAACTTCACGCGCTTCGGCGAGTTGGGCGCGGCCGTTTCTATCTGGCAACACGGAAAACCCCTCCTGGAATTGCACGGTGGCTTTCGCCAATCGAAACGCGAACAACCTTGGACCGCCGACACGCTCGTTCTCTTCTGGTCCGCCACGAAGGGACTCGGGAGCGCGTGTCTGCTGCACGTTTTGCAAGAACGCGGGATCAGCCTCGAACGAACGGTCGCCGAATTCTGGCCGGAATTTGCGCAGTCCGGAAAAGATCAGGTGACCCTCGGAGAACTACTCTCACACCAGGCCGGGCTGAGCGCGCTCGACGAGCAGACCGACATTCTCGATTACGCCGCGGTGATCGCTGCGCTCGAGAAACAAAAGCCGCTCTGGCCGCCGGGAACGGCGCACGGTTACCACGCTCGCACTTTCGGATTTCTGGTCGATGAATGCGTTCGCCGAATTACCGGCAAACGAATCTCTGAATACTGGCGAGAAATCTTCGCCAAACCGCTTGGACTCGACATCTGGATCGGCCTGCCCGAAACGCAGCTGCCTCGGACCGCGACCATTTATGCGGCCAAGGCCGGCGGCGAGCAAAGCCCGCCGGAGTTCTATCGCGAGCTGGCGACGCCCGGGACGCTGGTGAAGAAGACGTTCACCTCGCCCGCCGGCTTGCATTCCATTGCAGCAATGAATACGAGGGAAAATCGCGCCCTTCAGATTGTCTCCTTCAGCGGAATTGGAAGCGCCTCAGCGCTCGCGAAATTCTACGCGATGCTCGCCAACGACGGCGAAATGGAAGGCCGCCGCTATTTCAAGACTGAGACGATCACCCAAATGACGACGCCCCTCGCCGCCGGCATCGATTGCATTCTCCAAATTCCAACCGCGTTCTCCGCCGGGTTCATGAAGGACGCGGCGGGATCTCCGAAAAAAATCTTCGGTCCGTCGTCGTCGGCTTTCGGCCATCCCGGCGCCGGCGGCAGCAACGCCTTCGCCGATCCGGAGAACGGCATCGCGTTCGCCTACGTCATGAACCAGATGGAACAATCCCTCCTGCCTAACGAAAAGTCGTTGCGGCTGATCGACGCGACCTACGCGTAACGAACTATTCGCCCATCGCTGTGACGACAATTTTCCGGTGATGCGGCGCGCGACGATGCTCAAAGAGGAAGATACCCTGCCAGGTTCCAAGCTGTAGTTTGCCGTCGAGAATCGGGATGACCTCGCTCGTCCGGGTGAGCGCCATCCGGATGTGCGAAGTGCTGTCATCGGGACCTTCGTCATCGTGCTCATAATCGGCGTTCTCCGGGACCAGGCGCTCGAAGAATTTTTCCAGATCGCGTCGCGCGGCGGGAGCGGCGTTCTCCATGATAACAAGACTGCAACTTGTGTGGCGGACGAAAACGGTCGCGGTCCCGTTAGCGATCCCACTTTGTCTCACGATCTTTGCCACTAGGTCGGTGACCTCGTAAGTCCCCTTCCCTTTGGTCCGGACTTCGAGCGTTTCGCTGTGCACAGCCATCGCCGCATCCTAACGCGCGCCGGCCCCGTCGCAATGCTCGGAAGTTTTGACTTCGCAGCAAACCACGGACGCGGGATAGTCGGGAGGCCGATGCAAGCTGACCTCGAGCGCATCCTTTACGACGAAGCAACGATCCATCGCCGGCTCAATGAACTGGCGGCGCGCATCACGGCTGATTATCGCGATCGCGAGCTTACCGTTGTCGCGATCCTCAACGGCAGCCTGATCCTGACGGCGGATTTGCTCCGGCGGCTCCCGCTCCCGTTGAAACTCGATTGCGTGAGCGTGGCGAGCTACCACGGCGGGACGAAAAGCGCGGGTGAGTTGATGTTCCGCCAGGTCCCGTTCCCCGATATTGCCGGGCGTCACGTCCTTATCCTGGACGACATCCTCGACAGCGGCGTGACCCTGGCGACGATCCGCGAGAAGCTCGATGCGGCCGGCCCGCTCAGCATTCGAATCTGCGTGTTG containing:
- a CDS encoding DEAD/DEAH box helicase → MRLPAAGTEKKLARRLHPRLWEWFRGTYRNLTHAQLLAVPAVLDRQSILLTSPTGSGKTLAAFLGIFDALLRKLDAAALSSSVQCIYVSPLRALAYDIGKNIRAPIVGMELEKKLRIHLRTGDTPSSERVKFRDRSAQILVTTPESLAVMLAQESYAAHLAECEFVVVDELHSFAGNKRGADLTISLERLERLRSLQNPEVPPVCRIGLSATAAPLDLLARFLVGEGRDCRIAEAQSEKRSLVEVFSPIRRKPYPPSGYTGVRLYAELAELIRRRESVLVFTNVRSAAEQVGLRLKELLPDLAPQIEIHHASLDRSVRLEVEDRLKNGELRAVVCSTSLEMGIDIGAVDLVVMVATPKGVSRAIQRIGRSGHSLDRSSHGVLVATNINDLVEATVTAKLVRERVLDPIKIQQKPYDVVAQHIVGLAAAGPPIAIDEVFALIRRAHPFRDLTRAEFDRILDYLEGGGAALEKQYAGVFGKILIEDNAISLAHPRIGREFLVNIGTIHSEGFIDVLLRHRRLGSVEENFIKQLQIGDLFVLGGRIVRLVETGVQEAHVERADGQLPTVPRWNAAKMPLTSGLARAVRQLRTELDAQVRRTNNDATVTDWLVERYDISAANAQAIVELFRAQLGISDVPVGQKMLIELYRDGTHAHYFFHSLIGRSANDALSRIVALRVRNQIGGNALATIDDYGFLLTLRRFQELPLAVWRDCFSRAEAERDLSAALRGSELVKWQFRGVAQTGLMVPRNLPGKKRRQKQLSWSAEVLFRVLERHEPNHPLLVEAYRQATHTFLDAEGAYRFLDEVQEFEWQLLELPAVSPFSFAIYASVIKENMMLEDPTAAIERIYREMYAKVESVTGATKSP
- a CDS encoding type II secretion system F family protein gives rise to the protein MSGKIVSGIQDALNEDNAVTSLMSRGLMVLSLQQKAIASKTRKKTWTVKETDLVLFTRQLSTMIEAGISLVQALTALYDQCDPKRQRNLRHIISDVTTRVQGGETLNESIAKHPRVFDRLFVSMVKAGEHGGLLAEILDRLAGFLEASARLRKKVKSAMTYPVIVICIAFAITTFLIVKVVPIFGEIFKDFGSKLPAPTQFLIDVSDFMRGEWYYLLLGAGGIFFGLRFFLRSSGGKKFADRWKLKLPIFGPLIHKICMSRFSRTFAQLIRSGVPILEVLDIVGGASGNHVIESSIKGVSDDVEKGDNLSVALSKKPIFPPMMLRMVAAGEATGKIDTMLEKMADFWDEEIEAMLDALTSLIEPLLIVFLGVIVGGIVIAMFLPIFKLNEVVSQSKS
- a CDS encoding UbiA-like polyprenyltransferase; amino-acid sequence: MEPPTESSVARFLRLIRFSHTIFALPFALGALFVAANGRPSLRILGLVLLCMVFARTAAMLFNRLSDWALDQKNPRTAQRHLLITKPTAWALLAITSAGFLLASAAINRTTALLSPVALAIVLFYSVTKRFTGLTHFFLGLALAVAPAGAWIAQTGTLALPPLVLGAGVVCWVAGFDLIYATQDVDFDRREGLRSLVVQLGVAASLRLAQWLHLLMFAALVGFGFAAKLGIIYFAAMPLIAGALVYEHHSARTLNLAGINRAFFQSNAFVSVVFVAAVAADRCL
- the rpiB gene encoding ribose 5-phosphate isomerase B, producing the protein MKIALGTDHAGYHYKEKVKALLGELGHEVKDFGTFSEEPVDYPRFIRPAAESVVKGECDRAIVFGGSGNGEAMAANKVRGVRCALCWNEQTAKLSRQHNDANVLSMGERVIPEETALAIVRVWLTTDFEGGRHTQRIAQLEG
- a CDS encoding J domain-containing protein; protein product: MAVQFRDYYETLGVSKTASEDEIKKAFRKLARQHHPDVAKDKKAAEEKFKQINEAYEVLGDPEKRKKYDELGANWNQPGGFQPPPGWGSQPGGGFRRYSPGDGGGIDFEFGGTGFSDFFEAFFGGGGRQAGFGGNPFGQRQRAAERGSDVEADIMVTLEEALHGSKRPISLRRGNSSKVESYQVKIPKGVHEGQRIRLAGQGEAGAGGGKSGDLFLRVRLARHPDFAVEGNDLIHDVKLPAWQAALGGELQVPTLEGQVRLKIPAGTQSGQRFRLRGHGMPTAAGTRGDLFVETQIQVPKKLSDREREIWKQLAELPDAG